The following is a genomic window from Deltaproteobacteria bacterium.
GGAAGAGATATGATCTATGACCTTACCATTACCCTGGAGGAGACGGCCAAAGGAACGAAAAGACTGATCTCCATCCGCAGGGATGGAAAGGTGGAACAAATTGCGGTAAAAATCCCTCCCGGAATTGATACGGGGAAGAAACTCAGGATAGCAGGTAAGGGGAAAAGAGGGGCAGGAGGCGGACCTCCTGGTGACCTATATGTTCGCATTCAAGTACAAGATCATCCTCTCTTCCGCAGAGAAGGGGATGATATATATATCGACCAAGAGATAAACTTCAGTAAGGCTGCGCTGGGAACCACCATCGAGGTACCCACCCTCAACGGGATCAAAAAGGTGAAGATTCCCCCCGGCACCTCCGGGAATAAAAGACTGAGGTTGAAAGGGGAGGGAATCCCACATATTAAGGGAAGAGGGAAGGGTGACGCATACATCCGGATCTCCATCAAGGTCCCCAAAAAGTTGAGCTCCAAGCAGAGGGAATTGATCGAGTTATTGGCCAAAGAGGGCATCTAGACACCCACCCCTTCTATCCTTTTAATCCCACCACCTAAGAGGGGAAACCCATATAAAAAAGTATCTTTTTTCTAACAACTGTGGGATAATACAAACAGCTTAGGGCCTTGTGGCGCAAGATACATTGAAAGGGCGAGAGGAAATGATCAAGATGAGAATTTTGGGTCTGATCTTCGACCCAAATCTCAATACTACGGTGGTAGTCCTGCTCGACACTCAACAGGAAAGGGTGCTCCCCATTTGGATCGGAAGTATGGAGGGAAATGCCATCGCCCTGGGAATGGAGAAGGTAATCACCCCCCGCCCTATGACCCACGACCTGATGAAGAACATCCTGGAGAAGTTCCAGGTTCAGGTGATAAAGGTAGTGGTCACCGAACTCAAAGACGACACCTTCTACGCCGTAGTCCATCTATTAATTGAAGGTAAAGACTTAGAGATCGATTCCCGTCCCAGTGACGCCATCGCCCTGGCCGTAAGGGTGGAGGCCCCTATATATTGTACCGAAAAGGTGTTGGAGGCGGCGGACGAACTGGGACTCCTCAAACAGCGCAGCGATATCGATGACTCTGAAGATCTGAAAAGGTGGTTGGAAGGTCTCAAACCCGATGATTTTGGAAAGTATAAGATGTAACCTACACCAATGGGGGGAGAGATTCCGTTTTGACCACCCTGAGAAGTTTCGCCTCCTCGGGTGTGAGGCCAAGGATGTGTTGCAGGATCAGGGCGGGTCTAACCCTTCCGTCTCTCTTGATTGCCATCTCTATTAATAATTCCCCGCCAAAGAGCTCTTTTAGAGAAGGGACCTCGGCATGAATGGGGATAGAGGGTAAATAGGAATCCCTCCTCAGCAACTGGAGTTTCTCGACGTAGAGGAGGGCATTCACCCTCCTTACCCCCCCTTTCTTCTCCTGTATGAGGGTAAGATCTCCCCCTTTAAGGGTTTGTTGGAGCTTATTCCCCAGCTCCTCTTGGGGGAATGCTCTGCCCAAATTTTCCAGGGAGATAAGAAAGCGATCAACCTCAAATACGGTGGGCAGCGGCCTCCCCTTTAAGGCCATTTCATGGGCATCGATGATCCGCAATCCGAGGGGGAGCTCTCTATTCAACCTCTTTTTAAACTCCCCTGCCCTCATGTAGCGGGCAAGCTCCAGATCCATAAATTCCATCAAACTCTCCGTACCTAAGGGTAGGGGGTTGGTAAAAGATATCTTGGGTAGGGGGTGGAAACCCTCGGAGAACTTCATGGAGATACCGGCCCTACGGGCTGCCCTAACTAATACATCGATCATCTCCAGATGGCCTATGAACCTGGCCTCCCCCACCTTGACAAAGTGAGAACGGATCTTCTTCACCCATGGCCTCTTACGCACCACCTCTCGGGAGGATATGGACAAGGTGGGAAGCGAAAGATTAGACTCTGCCAATACCATCTTTATCGCCCCTTCGCAGACACCACAACGTAGACACTCTCCCTCGCGGCAGTCAGGGGTTACCACCCCTTTCCCGGCCCTCTCCGATTCATCCCTCAGGAATCCTTTCTCTACCCCGCAGTTGAGATGATCCCACGGGAGAACCTCTGAGGGATCCCTTCCTCGATAGGCATAAAACGGGGCGTCGACACCAACATCGGCAAAGGCCTCCTCCCATTCACTCCACCTCAGGTGTTCTGTCCAACCGTCAAACTTGCAACCACGCTGATGCGCCTTCAGCAGGACCTCTCCCAGACGCCTATCCCCCCTGGAGAAGACCCCCTCTAAAAAGCTCATCCTGGCATCATGCCACTTTAGTCGCATACCTCTCCCCTTAACCCCCTCCCTCAGATACCTTTGCCTCTCCTCAACCTCTTCCAACGGCAACTGGGGCTCCCATTGAAAGGGGGTGTGGGGCTTGGGGATAAAGGTGGAAATACTTACGTTCACCCCTCCTC
Proteins encoded in this region:
- a CDS encoding bifunctional nuclease family protein; the protein is MIKMRILGLIFDPNLNTTVVVLLDTQQERVLPIWIGSMEGNAIALGMEKVITPRPMTHDLMKNILEKFQVQVIKVVVTELKDDTFYAVVHLLIEGKDLEIDSRPSDAIALAVRVEAPIYCTEKVLEAADELGLLKQRSDIDDSEDLKRWLEGLKPDDFGKYKM
- a CDS encoding J domain-containing protein, translating into MKDYYKILGTSKNATSDEIKKAYRQLAMKYHPDRNKGNKEAEEKFKEINEAYAVLSDPEKRRQYDTFGAEGFHQRFSQEDIFQGFDIGDILKDFGFSTSDIFSTLFGGGKRRGFRHTTFTGPFGQYTTGNEGFDFADHFARGDAGPSKGRDMIYDLTITLEETAKGTKRLISIRRDGKVEQIAVKIPPGIDTGKKLRIAGKGKRGAGGGPPGDLYVRIQVQDHPLFRREGDDIYIDQEINFSKAALGTTIEVPTLNGIKKVKIPPGTSGNKRLRLKGEGIPHIKGRGKGDAYIRISIKVPKKLSSKQRELIELLAKEGI